In the genome of Actinobacillus lignieresii, the window CAATGTTTCTTTGATTAGCTCTAATGCAATCGTGCCTTCCGGTGGTAGTTCCGGAAGCGGTTGATCGCAGTCGAACCATTTGGCATCGAAGATTTCTTCCTCTTGTAGCGTGATTTCACCGCTTTCGTAATCAGCCAAAAAACCTAACATCAGTGAATTTGGGAATGCCCACGGTTGGCTGCCGAAATAGCGGATATTTTTGATTTTTAAGCCGCTTTCTTCCCATACTTCACGTTGAACGGTGGTTTCGATCGCTTCACCGGCTTCAACAAAACCGGCTAATGTGGTGTAAATCGTGCCTTTATGACGTAAGTGGTTGGCGAGTAAAATTTGTCGGCCACGGCGTACCGCCACGATAATAGACGGGCTGATGGTCGGGTAGCTACGATGTTGGCAATTTGGACAATGAATCGCTATTTCATTATCGGCAAGTTCGGTGTGCGATCCGCATTTACCGCAGAATTTATGCGTATTGAGGAAATGATTAAGTGAAACGGCTCGGTGTAATAGGTGAGCTAATTCCGCCGGACGAGCAATCTGTGAGCGTAGATTTACCATGGTAAAATTTTGCAGATTTTCGACCGCTTGTTCATCCAGTTGCACCAGAAAAACCGGTGAGTTTTGATATGTTCCAACCTGTAATTTAGCAAAGCCGGCTAAACCTAATTGTTCGGTGGTGCCGAAAGGAATCTCATCATCTTTTAAAGCAATCTCAAATTGATGTACTAATACCCAATAACTTTTCATATTTGCTCCCGAAATTATTAAATTTTTAAGTCAATTTGTTGAAATAATTGGCGTTTTTCTTTTTCATCTAAAACTCGGTATTCACCGCTATTTAACTCGCCTAGCTGAAATTGCCCTAAACCGATACGGATTAAGCGTAGGGTTGGAAAGCCGATGTGTGCGGTCATTCGGCGTACTTGGCGATTTTTTCCTTCGTGAATTTTTAGCTCGATCCAACTAGTTGGAATGTTTTTTCGCTCTCGAATTTTTGGGGCGGTTTGCCATTCATAATTCGGGGCGGAAGTTGCTTTGGCTTTTGCCGGTTTAGTTAAGCCGTCTTTCAGTTCAACACCTTTCTCTAACTTAGCTAAATCCGTCGCTTGCGGAATACCTTCCACCTGTGCGAGATAAGTTTTCTGCTTTTCAAATTTGGGATTTGCCAAGCGATGCTGAATTTCACCGTTCCATTGGAGCAAGGAAAATACGGTTTTTTATCTCATATTGTCCTATTTGCATTTGTAACCTTTTATTAACAAATTTGAAGTAATTTTAACCAGAATAATATCCAAATAAAAAGTACGGTATTTTAAGCATTTTGGAAGTCTATAAATTAGACAATTTGCAAAAAGAATGAAAATATTTTTATTGACATAAGAAAAAACAGCGTTAGGCGTGCTGAATTTGTACGACCTCAGCCTGATTTTTCGCCCAATTGATTTCGACAATAGTAGCGGTTGGGAAGGCTACATTGGCTTGATGATGCGTTAAAATTTGAGCTAAATCATACACAACCGGCAAATGTGAAACGATGAGAATGTATTTTGCTCCTTCGCTCTTCAGAAAATCCAAGTAATTTTCGATAGTCTGAGGATTGCCGTTCGGAGTAATTTCTTCCCATTCTTCGGTAATAGTTGCAAAATTTTGGGAAAAATTGACCGCTTGCATACCTGTAATGAGATGTTCAAGGGTTTGTTTCGCACGCAGATAAGGGCTAACTAGAATTTTGTCGAGCATGATTTGGTGCTTGTTTAAATAATCGCCAAGCCATTTGCCTTGCTCAGTAGCACTTTGTTTGCCGTGTTCGGTTAAAGTTCGAGCAGCATCACTAGCGGCATTGAAGCCGGCTTCACCGTGTCTCATAATCCAAATATTCATTATATTCTCCTTTAGTTGTATTTAAACTCGTGTGATTTAGGCGTATAATGACCCCCGTTTAATGCATAATCAAGATGCTTAGAAAGATTTAACTTAATTTTTAAATTTATTATGGAGTCAAATAATGTCTAGAAAACTCAGAAGAACCAAGATCGTTTGTACAATGGGACCTGCAACAGATCGTGGCAATACGTTGGAAAAAATCATTGCTGTCGGTGCAAATATGGTTCGTATGAACTTCTCTCACGGTATTCCTGAAGATCACATCGAACGTGCGAATAAAGTGCGTGAAATTGCTGCAAGATTAGGTCGCCACGTGGCGATTGATTTTAGGCGATTTTAGGCGATTTGCAAGGTCCTAAAATTCGTGTTTCGACTTTTAAAGACGGCAAAATTT includes:
- the nudC gene encoding NAD(+) diphosphatase; this translates as MKSYWVLVHQFEIALKDDEIPFGTTEQLGLAGFAKLQVGTYQNSPVFLVQLDEQAVENLQNFTMVNLRSQIARPAELAHLLHRAVSLNHFLNTHKFCGKCGSHTELADNEIAIHCPNCQHRSYPTISPSIIVAVRRGRQILLANHLRHKGTIYTTLAGFVEAGEAIETTVQREVWEESGLKIKNIRYFGSQPWAFPNSLMLGFLADYESGEITLQEEEIFDAKWFDCDQPLPELPPEGTIALELIKETLRICQEEG
- the sixA gene encoding phosphohistidine phosphatase SixA, with the translated sequence MNIWIMRHGEAGFNAASDAARTLTEHGKQSATEQGKWLGDYLNKHQIMLDKILVSPYLRAKQTLEHLITGMQAVNFSQNFATITEEWEEITPNGNPQTIENYLDFLKSEGAKYILIVSHLPVVYDLAQILTHHQANVAFPTATIVEINWAKNQAEVVQIQHA